The Coffea eugenioides isolate CCC68of chromosome 8, Ceug_1.0, whole genome shotgun sequence genome has a segment encoding these proteins:
- the LOC113781729 gene encoding heat shock 22 kDa protein, mitochondrial-like — translation MAMRRTAASPASSALFTRFLNGTVLKPSAAGVAPITTSSFTSSIPIILGNEPRVTLNALGGSYPRSEQFPIERGGYSDEYINPFQTSGSRGAYEINHVDEGLYVRMEMPGIDKEDVKVWNEYGTVYVKGIGNNKQSRFEKLRRAYSATIEIPSDTFHAGKIEVDVKNGVLRMLIPNKESTNLGQV, via the exons ATGGCTATGAGGAGAACCGCGGCCTCACCTGCATCCTCGGCCCTTTTCACCAGATTCCTCAACGGCACCGTTCTTAAACCCTCCGCCGCCGGCGTTGCCCCAATAACAACTAGTTCCTTCACTTCCAGCATCCCTATTATCCTCGGAAACGAACCGCGCGTGACCCTCAATGCCCTGGGTGGTTCTTATCCCCGCTCTGAACAGTTTCCCATTGAACGCG GTGGGTACTCTGATGAATACATCAACCCCTTCCAGACTTCGGGCTCGCGCGGGGCTTACGAGATAAACCATGTGGATGAAGGGTTGTACGTGAGGATGGAGATGCCGGGGATTGATAAAGAGGATGTGAAGGTTTGGAATGAATACGGGACTGTTTATGTGAAGGGGATAGGAAACAATAAGCAGTCAAGATTTGAGAAACTCAGAAGGGCTTACAGTGCTACCATTGAGATTCCTTCAGACACTTTCCATGCAGGCAAGATCGAAGTTGACGTGAAGAATGGTGTTCTTAGAATGTTGATTCCAAACAAAGAGAGTACTAATCTAGGCCAAGTTTGA